Proteins found in one Seonamhaeicola sp. S2-3 genomic segment:
- a CDS encoding lycopene cyclase domain-containing protein — MNYLYLLLNLGSLSIPFLFSFHPKLKFYKLWKPLFISIFLSMLIFIPWDIIFTSEGFWGFNNTYFLGIKLFNLPIEEWLFFICIPYACVFTHYALLYYFPNVKLPIAATKTISYFLIACFLIIAIFNYSKWYTLINFLVASVLIYISIKKQLNLLSTFYLTFLVMLIPFFIVNGILTGSFIENEVVWYNNAENLNLRLFTIPIEDSVYAFSLILLNLVLTQSFNKLKS; from the coding sequence ATGAATTACTTATACCTACTTTTAAATTTAGGGTCTTTAAGTATTCCATTTTTATTTAGTTTTCACCCTAAACTAAAATTCTATAAACTTTGGAAACCCCTCTTTATAAGCATTTTTTTATCTATGCTCATTTTTATTCCTTGGGATATTATTTTTACTTCGGAAGGTTTTTGGGGATTTAACAACACCTATTTTTTAGGTATTAAACTTTTTAACCTCCCAATTGAAGAATGGCTATTTTTTATTTGTATTCCTTATGCTTGTGTATTTACTCATTATGCCCTTTTATATTATTTTCCTAATGTAAAACTCCCCATTGCTGCAACTAAAACTATTAGCTATTTTTTAATAGCATGCTTTTTAATTATTGCCATTTTTAATTATAGTAAATGGTATACTTTAATAAACTTTTTAGTTGCCTCTGTTCTAATTTATATTTCAATAAAAAAGCAACTTAACCTTTTAAGTACGTTTTATTTAACCTTTTTAGTAATGCTAATTCCCTTTTTTATTGTGAATGGCATTCTTACCGGAAGTTTTATAGAAAACGAAGTAGTTTGGTATAATAATGCCGAAAACTTAAACTTAAGACTATTTACAATTCCTATTGAAGATAGTGTTTATGCTTTTTCTCTTATCTTATTAAATTTAGTTTTAACACAAAGCTTTAATAAATTGAAATCTTAA
- a CDS encoding D-2-hydroxyacid dehydrogenase produces MKIVVLDGYTLNPGDLNWDDIAKHGSLTVYDRTPYNNKAIIQAIGEAEIVYTNKTPLPKEVLEHVPNVKFIGVLATGYNVVDVEVAKSKGILVTNVPAYSTQSVAQFTMALLLEMCHNIGNHNAAVQNGDWVKSKDFCFWNSPLIELEGKTLGIIGFGQIGQAVAKVAQAFGLKILVNSRTVKPEFESDTLKFVDVDALFKNSDIISLHCPLFESTKGIINSNNIEKMKDGVKIINTARGGLVVEKDLVKALHSGKVSGAALDVVSAEPMSKDNPLLKAKNCIITPHIAWAPKEARTRLMNITINNLEAYLRGNPANIVSN; encoded by the coding sequence TTGAAAATAGTAGTTTTAGATGGGTACACATTAAACCCAGGAGATTTAAATTGGGATGATATAGCTAAACACGGTAGTTTAACCGTATATGATAGAACCCCATATAACAATAAGGCTATTATACAAGCTATAGGCGAAGCAGAAATTGTTTACACTAATAAAACCCCATTACCAAAAGAAGTTCTAGAACATGTGCCAAATGTTAAATTTATAGGTGTTTTAGCAACAGGTTATAATGTGGTTGATGTTGAAGTAGCAAAATCTAAAGGTATTTTGGTTACTAATGTACCTGCATATAGCACACAATCTGTAGCACAATTTACTATGGCTTTACTGTTAGAGATGTGTCATAATATAGGAAACCACAATGCAGCGGTACAAAATGGAGATTGGGTAAAGTCTAAAGATTTTTGTTTTTGGAACTCACCATTAATTGAATTAGAAGGAAAAACTTTAGGAATTATTGGTTTTGGACAAATAGGACAAGCGGTAGCCAAAGTAGCGCAAGCTTTTGGACTGAAAATTTTAGTAAACTCAAGAACTGTAAAACCAGAATTTGAAAGTGATACTTTAAAGTTTGTTGATGTAGATGCGCTTTTTAAAAATTCAGATATAATTAGTTTACACTGTCCGCTTTTTGAAAGCACCAAAGGCATCATTAATTCAAACAATATTGAAAAAATGAAAGATGGTGTTAAAATCATTAATACAGCTAGGGGAGGACTAGTTGTAGAAAAAGATTTGGTAAAAGCACTTCATTCAGGTAAAGTTTCAGGGGCTGCATTAGATGTTGTTTCGGCAGAACCTATGTCAAAAGATAATCCATTGTTAAAAGCTAAAAATTGTATTATTACTCCACATATTGCTTGGGCTCCAAAAGAGGCTAGAACAAGGTTAATGAATATTACAATTAATAATTTAGAAGCTTACTTAAGAGGTAATCCTGCTAACATAGTTAGTAATTAA
- a CDS encoding sterol desaturase family protein, producing the protein MKIVLWILVFLSTFCFMEFMAWFTHKYVMHGFLWSLHKDHHNKDHDSWFERNDFFFIFYAVVSIGFFLLWKYNILWIGLPIGIGIFAYGLAYFIVHDIFIHQRFKLFRNANNWYAKGVRRAHKMHHKHLGKEDGECFGMLMVPFKYFKKYK; encoded by the coding sequence ATGAAAATTGTACTTTGGATATTAGTTTTTTTAAGCACTTTTTGCTTTATGGAATTTATGGCGTGGTTTACCCATAAATATGTTATGCATGGTTTTTTATGGAGCTTACACAAAGACCATCATAATAAAGACCACGATAGCTGGTTTGAACGCAACGACTTCTTTTTTATATTTTATGCTGTAGTTAGCATTGGTTTCTTTTTGCTTTGGAAATATAATATTCTGTGGATTGGATTACCTATTGGCATTGGTATATTTGCTTACGGTTTAGCTTATTTTATTGTGCATGACATCTTTATTCATCAACGCTTTAAATTATTTAGAAATGCTAATAACTGGTATGCTAAAGGTGTTAGAAGAGCACACAAAATGCATCATAAACATCTAGGAAAAGAAGATGGTGAGTGTTTTGGCATGCTCATGGTTCCTTTTAAATATTTTAAAAAATATAAATGA
- a CDS encoding anti-sigma factor produces the protein MIRKVILAVLSIGILIVSCSDDDNPMKTSRLTLNLEGLEALGADFVYEGWIIVDGNPVSTGTFSSVDFPQTFNVDKSQLNEATTFVLSIEPAVDSDPAPAATKILAGDFNGDEANVTSNGIVGDFTASSGKYILATPTDTDDTNEESGVWFLDNSSGSAVAGLNLPTLTDGWKYEGWVVFDGTPITTGTFTAVNTADDNAATSMFKGDAGNGPAYPGEDFLQNPPAGLTFPTDLKGKTVVISVEPDPDNSTAPFTLKPLAHMVPADAMNHTAIMMEDGPVKSLSGMVSR, from the coding sequence ATGATCAGAAAAGTAATTTTAGCAGTTTTAAGTATTGGTATTTTAATTGTTTCTTGTAGTGATGATGATAACCCAATGAAAACATCTAGGTTAACCCTAAACCTTGAAGGATTAGAAGCTTTAGGAGCAGATTTTGTTTATGAGGGATGGATAATTGTTGATGGTAATCCTGTATCTACAGGAACATTTTCTTCGGTTGATTTTCCGCAAACATTTAATGTAGATAAATCTCAGTTAAATGAGGCAACAACATTTGTGCTTTCAATTGAACCCGCAGTAGATTCAGATCCAGCTCCAGCAGCAACAAAGATTTTAGCTGGCGATTTTAATGGAGATGAAGCTAATGTTACTTCTAACGGAATTGTAGGAGATTTTACTGCTTCCTCAGGAAAATATATTTTGGCAACACCAACAGATACAGACGACACAAACGAAGAAAGTGGTGTTTGGTTTTTAGATAACTCTAGTGGTTCTGCAGTTGCAGGTTTAAATTTACCAACACTTACAGATGGTTGGAAATATGAAGGGTGGGTTGTTTTTGATGGAACACCAATTACAACAGGAACCTTTACAGCAGTTAATACAGCTGATGATAATGCAGCAACATCAATGTTTAAAGGAGATGCAGGTAACGGACCCGCTTATCCAGGAGAAGATTTTTTACAAAATCCTCCTGCAGGTTTAACGTTTCCAACAGATTTAAAAGGAAAAACAGTAGTTATTTCTGTTGAACCAGACCCAGATAATAGTACAGCACCATTTACTTTAAAGCCTTTAGCCCATATGGTACCTGCAGATGCTATGAACCATACAGCTATTATGATGGAAGATGGTCCCGTAAAAAGTTTATCAGGAATGGTTAGCAGATAA
- a CDS encoding TlpA disulfide reductase family protein yields MKFRKIKFKDIIFLVVLAILIIPQTRKPIQVFLNKGLALISPSVLAEEKQKEITSYNWQLKDNQGNTFNFNETKGKVVLINFWATWCPPCIAEMPSLQKLYNDYNDKIEFLFVTDDWFKETNAFLEKHNYTFKVYRPASNNGIFKVNSIPRTFLIDKNGKIIIDETGAANWNSDAIRKTIDELIQQ; encoded by the coding sequence ATGAAATTCAGAAAAATAAAGTTTAAAGACATCATTTTTTTAGTGGTTCTAGCTATTTTAATAATACCGCAAACAAGAAAGCCTATTCAAGTTTTTTTAAATAAAGGATTAGCACTTATAAGTCCTTCGGTTTTAGCAGAAGAGAAGCAAAAAGAAATCACATCTTATAATTGGCAATTAAAAGATAATCAAGGTAATACATTCAATTTTAATGAAACTAAAGGAAAAGTAGTTTTAATAAATTTTTGGGCTACTTGGTGCCCACCTTGTATTGCAGAAATGCCTAGTTTACAAAAATTGTATAACGACTATAATGATAAAATTGAGTTTCTGTTTGTTACAGACGATTGGTTTAAAGAAACAAACGCTTTTTTAGAAAAACACAATTATACTTTTAAAGTTTATAGACCAGCTTCTAATAATGGAATTTTTAAGGTAAATAGCATTCCTAGAACATTTTTAATAGATAAAAACGGAAAAATTATTATAGACGAAACAGGTGCAGCTAATTGGAATAGTGATGCTATTAGAAAGACAATAGATGAATTAATTCAACAATAA
- a CDS encoding phytoene/squalene synthase family protein, with protein MKQLFDTVSYSCSKIVTKTYSTSFSLATKMLSNSIRSDIYNIYGFVRLADEIVDSFHDFNKEELFKELTNDLESSLNEKISLNPILNAFQHTYYKYNIDKHLVDAFMKSMRMDLHKKNYLTTEEFKEYIYGSADVVGLMCLKVFVKGDNYKYESLKNSAMALGSAFQKVNFLRDLKADHDQLNRSYFPNTDLNNLNEASKQEIINDIEADFSKGLNGIKKLPLEAKFGVFMAYRYYRQLLKKLKNTPALHIKNTRIRVSNPKKIELLMRSYVKYQLNLL; from the coding sequence ATGAAACAATTATTTGATACCGTGTCCTACAGTTGCAGTAAAATTGTTACCAAAACCTACAGCACATCTTTCTCTTTAGCTACAAAAATGCTATCAAACTCAATAAGAAGTGATATTTACAACATCTATGGTTTTGTTAGGTTAGCTGATGAAATTGTTGATTCTTTTCATGATTTCAATAAAGAAGAGTTATTCAAGGAATTGACTAATGATTTAGAATCTAGTCTTAATGAAAAAATAAGTTTAAATCCAATTCTTAATGCATTTCAACACACTTATTATAAATACAATATAGATAAGCATTTAGTTGATGCCTTTATGAAAAGTATGCGAATGGATTTACACAAAAAGAACTATTTAACAACCGAAGAATTTAAAGAATACATTTATGGATCTGCTGATGTTGTAGGTTTAATGTGCTTAAAAGTTTTTGTTAAAGGTGATAATTATAAATATGAAAGTTTAAAAAATTCTGCAATGGCATTAGGCTCTGCTTTTCAAAAAGTTAACTTCTTAAGAGATTTAAAAGCAGATCATGATCAATTGAACAGAAGCTACTTTCCAAACACAGATCTTAATAATTTAAACGAAGCTTCTAAACAAGAAATCATTAATGATATTGAAGCTGATTTTAGCAAAGGATTAAATGGTATTAAAAAATTACCATTAGAAGCTAAATTTGGCGTTTTTATGGCTTATAGATACTACAGGCAGTTGCTAAAAAAATTAAAAAACACACCTGCATTGCACATTAAAAACACAAGAATTAGAGTTTCTAACCCTAAAAAAATAGAGCTCTTAATGCGTAGTTATGTAAAATATCAGTTAAATTTATTGTAA